The Quercus lobata isolate SW786 chromosome 9, ValleyOak3.0 Primary Assembly, whole genome shotgun sequence region AATCAAACGGTGCTGCCTATTTTTTATAAAGTGTCTCCGTCCGATGTGCGAAAACATAAGGGGAATTTTGCGGAAGCAATCATGAATGGCCCTGAAGACAAGGTGAACATTTGGAAGACTACTTTGAAGGACGTTGCAAACTTGGCAGGATATTCCTTGAATCGAGATCGGTAAGTTATTTCATATATTCAGGTGTTTGTTTGTTAATTATAAAAGCTGATTCACTTGTAATTCAGGTATGAGTGTAGGACAAGTAGGGCTTTATCAGGATCTTCGTGTGTATGGATTAATCTCTAGAAatgtgtttaaaattttagatggcATATATTTGAGTTCTTCGAAGAAGAATTTGAATGTTATTGTCAACTAAGATTTCTCATATATTCAGGTGTTTGTTTGTTAATTATAAAAGCTGATTCCATTGTAATTAATACAGAAATTAACTTTAAGATATTTCATATTCTAGATAGCCAATAGAAGTATTCAATCGCatgatgattttttgttttcaatcacATGGTGATTTAGTTGTTGTCATaggtgtaatttttaaaatactgATTCTTTTGGTGCCTTTTATTCAGAGATTGAAATATTTCAACAGATGGTGGAGTTAACTATTGATTATGAAATGTGTTATCTTGTATTGTTAAGTACCTACTTTGGCCCTCTATTGATCATTTTGCCCTATTTAGTTAATATGTGACTATGAATCAATAATACTTAGTTTTGGTCTTTCAATTAGGagatttttattattggttGGTGCTTCTGTTCATTTTATAGATGactcctctctttctctgtgtctctgtctctgtctctgtctcttttgtttgtttgtttgtggaGAACTTGAAAGGGCTTCCAAATCCATGATATAGAGAGGGGCATAAACTGTTGTGTGAGTTTGAGGAAGTGACAGATGTCGATAGAgtgattttatttataaactATTGTTATTATAATCTTGAATATTTTAGCCTTTGATTTATTAAGATATATCTATAATTTGatgatcaaattttaaaatcatatacaatatatgtgtgtatgtatattcaataaaaaaggggaaaaataattaaagtacAATAAATGAGAcaataaataatttactaatttgttactttatgtaaaaagaaaatgtgttttggcatttcattccatttttcgtagctcatttatttttattttatgatcaCTAACTtctattctttatatatatatatatatatatatatatatatataataataataataataattgtgagTGCACTTGCAATTGCAGTCCAGAGCCAGACTTTATAGAAGAAATTGTCGAAACCATTTGGAAAATTCTATACGTGGAATCACGTACCAGTACCGTTCCACCCTGTCGTCAGAACGATGTTCCTGGTCAATGCTCTTCATTAAATATTCCGCAAAAAGGTACTTTGTCGGGCAAAATGCTATTGCTGAGCGGacccaccctttttttttttttttaaaagacaaacATGAATAGGACTGATTCCATCAGTCTCGGTATTGCTCCCACTTTCCCATGCAAGTCCCTCTCAACTTTCAAGtccaactcaaaaaaaaaaataataataataaaaagtccCTTTCAAGTTCATTTTACTATTTCTTCATGCTGTTACTAAAAGTCAGTGGTCCCGTTTTACGTCGTCTTCAACTGGTACAAACAAAGCCGAATCGTCCCTTAGACGCCATTTGCATTTAAGGATTCATCCCTCTCCCTCCTTTTGTTCCCTGCTTTATTCATTGCCGTTGTTCATTGTCATCCTCTTTTTCCGAATCTTGATTTCTGTCCTATTTAcctaattttttcttcttcttctccttcgcACATTTCTGTCCTATTCTGTTTTTCGTCTGTCCTTAATTTGACTCACTTTCAGGAaactttttgttctttttttggagaagacCATTGTTATTGTTTCTAAGTCGGGGGttctctcttcaaaaaaaaaagaaaaaagaagttagGGGGTCTAATGCAACAGCAAGTATCTATACTCTCTTTTATTAGCTCAagaaagactttttttttttttttgtatggtaaACTTGGAAGAGTATCATTCCAACTTGAAATAttggcggggggggggggggggcaccCTTCCATATCTGAGTTTGGCCCAAGAGTTTAGCTTCCCTGGCTAATGCATGAGCTGCTCTATTGCCGTCCCTTTTCAAGTGCTTGAAGGAATAATAAGAGAAGGAGTGCGAAGAAGACTTGATATCATGAAGAATACAACCAACCTCACCACCTAAGTCTCCCGAGGTTAGAGCTTGAATCACTGATAGAGCGTCTGACTCAAAGATGGCATGAGAAATCTGCATCTCTGAAGTGAAAAGGACTCCCTGGAGAAGGGCAAATGCCTCAGTCACCTCGGCAGAAAAGTCTGATGGGAGGGGTTTGCTTAGAGCTCCGATGGGGTTGCCTGAGCTGTCTCTGATGATTACACCTATGCAAGAGTTCCTCCCATTATCTGAAGTTGCTCCATCAGAAAGACAATTTCTTGGATCGTTATTTTTTAGTCTGTCATTTGTTAAAATTAAGAACATGCACTTTTTGAGTATGATGATTGcataatttatatatgttgGCATGGTTAGAGAAATTGTCATCTTATTATTTTGTTACTGCTATTAAGAAGTAGTTCTTTAGGATCCACCCCTCCCTCCCTTTGTGAAAATATGCAACACTTCCTTCCACCTGTATGCTAACTTGATCTTTACTGGGACTACCAATTTTATAGTTATCATCATCTATATCACGTGACTCATTGCATGATCCATATACATGGAAGGAGATGTGGAAGCTATTTAGAGTTCTGTTTCTTTCATCGTTTTGTACATTAATTAATTGCTACATTATTATAATCTTTAGTAGAAGTTGAAAAAATAGCTCATGCATTTGATGGAGTGAGTGCTTGCTTGGTAGTTGGTACTCTAATCAATCATTCAAACAAAGCTTTAAAACAAGTTCGGGTCTCTACAAAATTAGCAAATTGGGGCATCTATCACAACAAGAAGGAGATCTAGATTATGTGTCTGtttgggatctgcttattttgcaagaactgaaaactttttaaaaacaagattcgcattcaattaaattcattttagtGTTGGATTCCTAATTGAACAAGCTCCCAAGAAAAgcaaatcaaaaaatttaagtcatgatttaaaaaaagaaagaaaaaagaaacacaaattgaaaattaaataaatataacaatataatCACAATAGGGCAACCTAGAAATAGTTATTTTTGCTAGCACTTAATACCTATTTTGCATAAAGATGGAACACAATGACTTTCAGAACAtaacataattcaaaattttaaaattagactAGCAAAGAAGGTAGTTTAGGTTGTCCACAAGGTTGCCACACATCtctttaaagattaaaaaagaaagttcttaaataatataaaaagccCAAATGTGCTCACTTCAGACCCAAAGGTGAGTGTTCCTTGCCTTAAAGCTCAAAAGGCATCAGAGGAGCACTCCTCACCTTGCCTTAGCACCTGGTGACCACCTCTCTTACATATCAAAATAGGGGATTGGGTTCTAATTAAAAGAGTTGTGTTGCTAACTATCAATTGTGTGGAGTGAAACAGGGGATTGGGTCTTGTCTAGAGTTTCAGCACCTATCAAAACTTCGTTATTGATTCTTATGCAGGGTTGTAAGCCATCTTGTGACAATCCCCTTCTTTTGAAATTGTTTCTTAAGAAAAAAGGCTAATATAAATCATAGACAAAAAAGAGAGGTGGGTGGCCTGTCACTTAAGAATCTAACCAAAACccatgaaaataccaaaaaaaaaagaaaaaagaagaagcaaaatccATATAAATCAACAAAATCTATACCAATATGAACACATtgatatccaaaaaataaccCAATAAAAGGAGGGTTTGTGGGCTTTGTTTTAGCAGCATGACCCAAGACGGCAACCTAAAAAGTAAGACCTCGAACAAAGCCCACAAACCCTCCTTTTATTGggttattttttggatatcaATGTGTTCATATTGGTATAGGTTTTGTTGATTTATATggattttgcttcttcttttttctttttttttttggtattttcatggGTTTTGGTTAGATTCTTAAGTGACAGGCCACCCACCTCTCTTTTTTGTCTATGATTTATATTAGCCTTTTTTCTTAAGAAACAATTTCAAAAGAAGGGGATTGTCACAAGATGGCTTACAACCCTGCATAAGAATCAATAACGAAGTTTTGATAGGTGCTGAAACTCTAGACAAGACCCAATCCCCTGTTTCACTCCACACAATTGATAGTTAGCAACACAACTCTTTTAATTAGAACCCAATCCCCTATTTTGATATGTAAGAGAGGTGGTCACCAGGTGCTAAGGCAAGGTGAGGAGTGCTCCTCTGATGCCTTTTGAGCTTTAAGGCAAGGAACACTCACCTTTGGGTCTGAAGTGAGCACATTTGggctttttatattatttaagaactttcttttttaatctttaaagaGATGTGTGGCAACCTTGTGGACAACCTAAACTACCTTCTTTGCTagtctaattttaaaattttgaattatgttaTGTTCTGAAAGTCATTGTGTTCCATCTTTATGCAAAATAGGTATTAAGTGCTAGCAAAAATAACTATTTCTAGGTTGCCCTATTGTGattatattgttatatttatttaattttcaatttgtgtttcttttttctttctttttttaaatcatgacttaaattttttgatttgcTTTTCTTGGGAGCTTGTTCAATTAGGAATCCAACactaaaatgaatttaattgaatgcgaatcttgtttttaaaaagttttcagttcttgcaaaataagcagatcccaaaCAGACACATAATCTAGATCTCCTTCTTGTTGTGATAGATGCCCCAATTTGCTAATTTTGTAGAGACCCGAACTTGTTTTAAAGCTTTGTTTGAATGATTGATTAGAGTACCAACTACCAAGCAAGCACTCACTCCATCAAATGCATGAGCTATTTTTTCAACTTCTACTAAAGATTATAATAATGTAGCAATTAATTAATGTACAAAACGATGAAAGAAACAGAACTCTAAATAGCTTCCACATCTCCTTCCATGTATATGGATCATGCAATGAGTCACGTGATATAGATGATGATAACTATAAAATTGGTAGTCCCAGTAAAGATCAAGTTAGCATACAGGTGGAAGGAAGTGTTGCATATTTTCACAAAGGGAGGGAGGGGTGGATCCTAAAGAACTACTTCTTAATAGCAGTAACAAAATAATAAGATGACAATTTCTCTAACCATGCcaacatatataaattatgCAATCATCATACTCAAAAAGTGCATGTTCTTAATTTTAACAAATGACAGACTAAAAAATAACGATCCAAGAAATTGTCTTTCTGATGGAGCAACTTCAGATAATGGGAGGAACTCTTGCATAGGTGTAATCATCAGAGACAGCTCAGGCAACCCCATCGGAGCTCTAAGCAAACCCCTCCCATCAGACTTTTCTGCCGAGGTGACTGAGGCATTTGCCCTTCTCCAGGGAGTCCTTTTCACTTCAGAGATGCAGATTTCTCATGCCATCTTTGAGTCAGACGCTCTATCAGTGATTCAAGCTCTAACCTCGGGAGACTTAGGTGGTGAGGTTGGTTGTATTCTTCATGATATCAAGTCTTCTTCGCACTCCTTCTCTTATTATTCCTTCAAGCACTTGAAAAGGGACGGCAATAGAGCAGCTCATGCATTAGCCAGGGAAGCTAAACTCTTGGGCCAAACTCAGATATGGAAGggtgccccccccccccccccgccaaTATTTCAAGTTGGAATGATACTCTTCCAAGTttaccatacaaaaaaaaaaaaaaagtctttctTGAGCTAATAAAAGAGAGTATAGATACTTGCTGTTGCATTAGACCCCctaacttcttttttcttttttttttgaagagagaaCCCCCGACTTAGAAACAATAACAATGgtcttctccaaaaaaagaacaaaaagttTCCTGAAAGTGAGTCAAATTAAGGACAGACGAAAAACAGAATAGGACAGAAATGTgcgaaggagaagaagaagaaaaaattaggTAAATAGGACAGAAATCAAGATTCGGAAAAAGAGGATGACAATGAACAACGGCAATGAATAAAGCAGGGAACAAAAGGAGGGAGAGGGATGAATCCTTAAATGCAAATGGCGTCTAAGGGACGATTCGGCTTTGTTTGTACCAGTTGAAGACGACGTAAAACGGGACCACTGACTTTTAGTAACAGCATGAAGAAATAGTAAAATGAACTTGAAAGggactttttattattattatttttttttttgagttggaCTTGAAAGTTGAGAGGGACTTGCATGGGAAAGTGGGAGCAATACCGAGACTGATGGAATCAGTCCTATTCATgtttgtcttttaaaaaaaaaaaaaaagggtgggtCCGCTCAGCAATAGCATTTTGCCCGACAAAGTACCTTTTTGCGGAATATTTAATGAAGAGCATTGACCAGGAACATCGTTCTGACGACAGGGTGGAACGGTACTGGTACGTGATTCCACGTATAGAATTTTCCAAATGGTTTCGACAATTTCTTCTATAAAGTCTGGCTCTGGACTGCAATTGCAAGTGCActcacaattattattattattattatatatatatatatatatatatatatatatataaagaatagaAGTTAGtgatcataaaataaaaataaatgagctacgaaaaatggaatgaaatgccaaaacacattttctttttacataaagtaacaaattagtaaattatttattgTCTCATTTATTgtactttaattatttttccccttttttattgaatatacatacacacatatattgtatatgattttaaaatttgatcatCAAATTATAGATATATCTTAATAAATCAAAGGCTAAAATATTCAAGATTATAATAACAATagtttataaataaaatcacTCTATCGACATCTGTCACTTCCTCAAACTCACACAACAGTTTATGCCCCTCTCTATATCATGGATTTGGAAGCCCTTTCAAGTTCtccacaaacaaacaaacaaaagagacagagacagagacagagacacagagaaagagaggagtCATCTATAAAATGAACAGAAGCACCaaccaataataaaaatctCCTAATTGAAAGACCAAAACTAAGTATTATTGATTCATAGTCACATATTAACTAAATAGGGCAAAATGATCAATAGAGGGCCAAAGTAGGTACTTAACAATACAAGATAACACATTTCATAATCAATAGTTAACTCCACCATCTGTTGAAATATTTCAATCTCTGAATAAAAGGCACCAAAAGAATcagtattttaaaaattacacctATGACAACAACTAAATCACCATgtgattgaaaacaaaaaatcatcatGCGATTGAATACTTCTATTGGCTATCTAGAATATGAAATATCTTAAAGTTAATTTCTGTATTAATTACAATGGAATCAGCTTTTATAATTAACAAACAAACACCTGAATATATGAGAAATCTTAGTTGACAATAACATTCAAATTCTTCTTCGAAGAACTCAAATATATgccatctaaaattttaaacacatTTCTAGAGATTAATCCATACACACGAAGATCCTGATAAAGCCCTACTTGTCCTACACTCATACCTGAATTACAAGTGAATCAGCTTTTATAATTAACAAACAAACACCTGAATATATGAAATAACTTACCGATCTCGATTCAAGGAATATCCTGCCAAGTTTGCAACGTCCTTCAAAGTAGTCTTCCAAATGTTCACCTTGTCTTCAGGGCCATTCATGATTGCTTCCGCAAAATTCCCCTTATGTTTTCGCACATCGGACGGAGACACTTTATAAAAAATAGGCAGCACCGTTTGATTTAACACCCTTTGGCATTCCATGATCTTCACCAGCTCATCCAGGCACCCATTGGAAGTAGCATAGTTTTTTGAGAACACCACAACTGCAATCCTTGATGCCTCGATTGCCTTCATCAGTTCAGACGCGCGAATCCTTTTACGTTCTAAAGCAGCAAAGAGATGGCCGGTAAATCTTGTGCGGGTATCTTCCGCATGAAAACTAATGAAGACCTCATTTTCATATGTCAATATTGGGGTTGATAAGGATGGAGCGAAGTTTTCTTCGCCCACAGAATGAGCCATGGTTGCAACACAGAGACCTAACTGAGGTAAGAAGAGAAAAGGAGCAAGGACCAATAAGGGTGGAGCAAAGTAATGAGCCATGGTTGCAACACAGAGTGGAGTAAAGGAGAAAGAACCAGATGTTTCTTTGggatttctctctcttcttcttcttttttcccttttttgttttttagcttTCCCtgttctctctcttcctctgttTTCTGTTTCTGCAAGAAATTAGTGTGAATTTAACTTTGTGCACACGGTAGCAAATCATATAGCAACATGACTTTTATGATGAAGGAAGATACCAAGAAATTAGCATGAAACACAAAGGAATCtagttttcatgttttgaacaGCCTTCTGTTTTGTTGTTCTGTACTTTTACAAAAAGCAACAAAAAGTATTCTAATCGTTTATTTTGGAATGTTAAATTGAAGGATGTTGGATCTTATTTGACATAACAAGCCATGCAAATTTTAGATATTGACCAAATGTTGGTTTGCCACTTGAgaggagtggtagagagaagaGGAATTGAGGTATTAATAGAAACTTGTGAAGGAAATTCCCCTTTTAACTGCAGTGCACAAGCGGAAGTCAGCCTTGTAAAGA contains the following coding sequences:
- the LOC115959417 gene encoding TMV resistance protein N-like, with the translated sequence MAHYFAPPLLVLAPFLFLPQLGLCVATMAHSVGEENFAPSLSTPILTYENEVFISFHAEDTRTRFTGHLFAALERKRIRASELMKAIEASRIAVVVFSKNYATSNGCLDELVKIMECQRVLNQTVLPIFYKVSPSDVRKHKGNFAEAIMNGPEDKVNIWKTTLKDVANLAGYSLNRDRPEPDFIEEIVETIWKILYVESRTSTVPPCRQNDVPGQCSSLNIPQKGTLSGKMLLLSGPTLFFFF